cggcttgggtcactgtctgtgtggagtctgcatgttctccctgtgtctgcgtgggtttcctctgggtgctccggtttcctcccacagtctgaaagatgtgctggttaggtgctaaattctccctcagtgtgcctgaacaggcactggagtgtggcgactaggggattttcacagtaacttcattgcagtgttaatgtaagcctacttgtgacactaataaataaactttaaactgaccctccctccctctcctcctccctttgTCCCTCTTTCATtccttccatccctccctccctccctctcccttcccccctgtctctctctctctctctctttcattccttccatccctccaccctccctctctctcgccctccctccctcccctagcCCAAGGCTGGCTGCTCTAGACCGAGTGCAATTGGTCCATGTGGTTTTTGTTGTGTTTTGAGGTTTATTCAGAGGGGGGGAGCAGAGAagatgagggggggtgggggttacaaAGAGGTGAATCGAGAGGTGGCTTCACGTAGAGGAAAGTTtcttgagagcgagagagtggtgagttgtgGACTCTGGGATTATTCATTCAGTAATTTATTTCCATGTGCAGCCCTGCCAAGGCACACAGAAGGAGTTAATAGTTTGGGGGACTGTGATGGTGTAGTTCATATTGTGGCTGATAGATTTCATATACTTATCTCCTCAAGGCATTGTGAACACTCATCCCTCGGGTGAGTTGCTTCGTGATTGTAAACAGTCCGTGTACGATGCTTGATCTACGAGGAGCTTTATTGATTTAATAAATGTCTTTATGAGGCAGCTGTTATGGAATCGGATTAAGTTACCATCGAACATCTGATTATGGCACCTTAGGTGGCCATTATTTttattattggattggattcagagATAGTGTTTCAGCAATATTTAAACCCAAGTCCAAAAGTGTTTGACAACAGATAATCAAGTGTCAAAGTGCTACCTTTCCAATGTACCGAGGATGGGAGCCAGATTGAACACAGCGGGAGCCCCGCTACTTCACTTCAAGGAGGTTAATGAGCCAACTGCTTGGTTTAACCCCtccctccaattccagcctcttgagcatcccccgaaTCCCAGCGCTCCAACATTGGCCTTCAGCTGCCGAGggaaccctaagctctggaatttcctctctaaacccctccctccctccctccctcactcactcactcactcgctcactctctatctctgtctgtctctctgtctgtctctctgtctgtctctctgtctgtctctctgtctctttctttctctgtctctttctctctatgtctctctcctctctctcactcactctcattctctgtctctctctgtctctctttctctgactgtctctctctgtctctctctctctgtcactctctctgtctctgtctctctctctcattttctctctctgtgtctccctctctctctgtctccctctctctctgtctctcccccctcctctgtctctctctctctctgtctgcctctctctcacactcactctctctctctctctgtttctctctgtctctgtctgtcactgtgtgtctctctgtttctctctgtctgtcactctctctgtctctctctgtgtctgtctgtctctctctctctctctctgtttgtctctctgtgtgtctctctctcttttcctttatgACACTCCTTATAATCTGACCTCTTTGAACGAGTTACTCGCCCTCATATCTCCTCATGTGTCTCGGTGTTGGATGTCACCAAGATCCTGTGAAGCACGCTTCCTGCCAAAGGCTAAATGAATGTAATTGGTTGTTGTTACGGCTATCGCTTCCCCGTTTCCCCTGGGTGTCTGGAGCGTCAGGCAGTGTGGCAGCCTTTTCCCCACTCCCCGGGAGCTAAATCTTGCTGTCTTTCCTCTGCAGGTGCCCGAGGAGGTTGAAGTTCAGAGGTCGTGGCCAATGGCTGTTCTGGGTGTGGTAGTGACAGCCCTGAATGCCTCGCGGGTGGGTGAGCCGGACTCATGGAGCAATGGGACCAGCGAGCAGTGGCGGCTGCGTTATAATTACTACGCGGCGTTGCTCAGTCTCCTGATTGTGGTGGTAGTGTTTGGCAACGTGCTGGTGTGCATGGCGGTGTCCCGGGAAAGGGCCTTGCAGACTACCACCAACTACCTCAttgtcagcctggcagtggcagaccTGCTGGTGGCCACGCTGGTGATGCCATGGGTCGTCTATCTGGAGGTAAAACCGCTAGCTCAGTCTGCTCGGCGACAGGCCAGAGGGTCCCCAAACGCCAGTTGCCGACCTAGTGTGTcagccccaccccaaccccccgctACCCCACCAGCCAGAGCCAGATGTTTGCGTCTCAGTCATGTCTGGAAAAGGCCTCACTTCCTGTCATTGGTTCAGTTACCAGGTCATGGCTATTGACGACCAGCAcaattcggcacggtggcacagtggttagcaccacggcctcacagcgccagggacccgggttcgattccggcttggatcactgtctgtgtggagtttgcacattctccccgtgtctgtgtgggtttcctctgggtgctctggtttcctcccacaatccaatgatgtgcgggttaggtggattggccgtgctaaattaccccttagtgtccaaagatgtgcaagttgggtggattggccgtgctaaatttctccttagtgttcaaagatgtgtatgttaggtggattggtcatggtgaattgcccctgaatgtccaatccacctaatctacacatctttggacactcaggggcaattaccatggccaatccagctgaactgcacatctttggacagtaaacggcaatttagcatggccaaagatgtgtaggttaggtgaattggccatggtaattgcccctaagtgtctaaagatatgcaagtttaatggattggccatggtaaaaattgtcccttagtatccaaagataggCTTTGGCAGAGCGCTCTTCCAGAGGAACAGATCAgtctcgaaaggccaaatggcctccttctgtactggaaagATTCTATGGAAACTCAATTGCACTCAGTGCattagggaccaggacaggccattcagcccatcgaatgggtagacagtggcatagtgataatgCCAGTGGAttcgtaatccagaggcccaggctaatgctgtgagggtccagattcaaatcccactatggcaactattcaggggcaattcaccatgaccaatccacctaacgtacacatctttgaacactaaggggtaatttagcacggccaataataaaatttggaattgaaactagtctcagtaacgaaaaccatgaaactatcatcgattgtctgaaaaacccatccgggtcactaatgtcccttagggaaggaaatctgccgtccttacccggtctggcctacatgtgactccagagcgacaGCAACGTGGTCGATTCTCAATTGTCCCTCTGCACGgtccgagcgagacactcaactCAAGTGGCAATTgcagatggacaacaaatgctgggcccagcccacTGATCCCCTGATCCTagggaataaagaaaaaaatcaagTCAAAGGCATCTTTCGAAAGAGTTACCCATTAACCCCCAGTCTCGCCcactgctggaggaggttacagagatagagaggggtgtaggggctggaggaggttacagagatagggaggggtgtaggggctggaggaggttacagagatagggaggggtgtaggggctggaggaagttacagagatagggaggggtgtaggggctggaggaggttacagagatagggaggggtgtaggggctggaggaggttacagagatagggaggggtgtaggggctggaggaggttacagagatagggaggggtgtaggggctggaggaggttacagagatcgggaggggtgtaggggctggaggaggttacagagatagggaggggtataggggctggaggaggttacagagatagggaggggtataggggctggaggaggttacagagatagggaggggtgtaggggctggaggaggttacagagatagggaggggtgtaggggctggaggaggttacagagattgggagggttctCCTCCCCAcctagccccccctccccctccccaggtcAAAGTGGTCAGCGGATAAAGATGTTTTGGAGCCCACATGCTCTGAATTGTCTTGTGCCCAAAGCTACCAATCCTCTTCCAGTGTTTCTCCAATTGCCCTTTTTGGAAGCTCCTATtggatctgcttccactgccctttcaggcaggaTACACCTCGCTGGGTGATCATTTTTGTTTTGAAAGAGTTTATTCCTCACCTTGCCTGCTTTACAGGTTGAGCTGGCTAGCACTGAAGACTAATCCAACCGAGGAGGACGCTTCCCCAAACTGTAGCGTTCCCAATCCAGACCTCCGAACGATCGCCATGGCCATTGACGCGGTTCCTGAGACTTGTGTGTGATCCACCTGAGCCAGAATCTCGTCATCCCAGCTCTCAATTGTTTTCATTAGCACTGCAAATAAAAAAGAACAAACATTATAGCGGCTGAACGCGATGGCGGCCACAAATgataaaatattcattcaatATCATCCAATTGCTCCCCGTGACTttgtgggtttcctacaggtgttccggtttcctcccacagtcacggtgtcacagtggtcatcactgctgcctcacagcgccagggacccggattcaattcctggcttgagtcactgtgtggagtttgcatgctctccctgtttctgcttgcgtttcctccgggtgctccggtttcctcccacactccaaagatgtgctggttaggtgcattggccatgctaaattctccctcagtgtacccgaacaggcaccggagtgtggcgactagggggttttcacaataccttcattgcagtgtgaatgtaagcctacttgtgacgaataaataaatgttactttTGCTTGCTAGATAATTAATGTCGTACAATGTTTCCTCGGGAACTCTTAGTCGCACCATTCTCACACAATTAAACCGGGGGTAAAATCAGTTCAGTGGGAAATGAGAATGACTGTGATATTCTCTGCCATAGTCCTTGTCAAGctaatttaaatttcattttagCTAGATTGTCAACACGTGTTTAATCTCTTGGAACACTCCTCATCTCGAAACTCAACCTGAGCTACTTATTTGTGCGTTTTAAACCCTTCCCAATAAAGCTGTAATATTTCTGTGCCGCAGTTACAAATACATAAAACCACCCATGTGTTAAGTCAATGTTCTCTAAGTTTGGTGAATGTCACTGCTGCTTGAGTGTTAGTTTCTCAATAGAAGATTATTACGAGGATCTTATTGAGAAAGACTGAAATGAACACGTTCTCTCAGCGGATTCTCGTGTTCACAATGTGCAAATGTCTAGGCTTGCGATCTGACTTGAATTGATAATTTACTTGTGACATACAAAGAGCAATGAGTATGGTGAAGAGTTTAGAATTTCAACAAGATTTTAGTATTGTTCCTTCGATCTAATGATCGATCCCTTCACAGGAGCGATTTACAAAACACCATTTGACCCTGAGACACAGGACGTTTCAGGGACAGGGTGAGCAAATGCTCGGATAAAGAGGTCAgtttttaaggagtgttttaaaggaggagcaagagagacagacagacagagagaggcagagggagagagcgagagatagacagagagacagagggagagagagagacagacagagagagagagaggcagagggagagatagagagagacagacagagagacagggagagagagagagagagatagagagagacagacagagaggcagagggagatagagagagagagagacagacacagagagaggcagagggagagatagagacatacagagagagaggcagaggcagagatagagagagacagacagagagacagagggagagagagagagagatagagagggagagacagacagagagagaggcagagggagagagaggcagagggaaagatagagagagagagatagagacagagagagagacagagagagagacagagtaagacagagggaggaagatagagacagggggagagagatagagatagagagagagggagagagaggtggagaggtttagggagggaattccagagtttagggccccccaggcagctgaaggcacggccgccaatggtggagtgatgggaatcgggggatgctcaagaggccggaattgggggagcgcagagatcttggagggatgtaggggctggaggagtttacagagatagggagggttgtaggggctgcaggaggttacagagatagggagggttggagtggctgtaggaggttacagagatagggagggttggaggggctggaggaggttacagagatagggaggggtgtaggggctggaggagtttacagagatagggagggttgtaggggctgcagaaggttacagagatagggaggattgtaggggctggaaccaaaagagaaaatgctggaaaatctcagcagatctggcagcatctgtaagcagagaaaagagctgacgtttcgagtccagatggtcctttgttagggagggttgtaggggctggaggaggttacagatataggtaagttaatttattagtgtcacaattaggcttatgttaacgctgcaatgaagttactgtgaaaagttcctgactgccacactccggcgcctgtttgtatacacagagagaattttgcatggccccaaattccccccacccccaagttgTGTGCTTAAGAAAATGTCTTTGAACCCACTGCTCTGAACTGTCTTGTGCTTCCCTCTTGCGAGAGACCTCAGAGTGAAAGAAGGAAATAGTGTGGAGGCTGGCAATCtggcagaaaatggtggaaatcaccccccccccccccctccgccgtatctgtgcagagagaaacagttaatgtttaagCTCTGAACCGATGTGGCAAGTCCTGTTGAGATGCAGATTATTTATCCTGAGCTGCAGTGGGTGCCAGGATGGCTGTACGGTGTGAGGGGGTTGGGTTTGAAGGGCAGTGAGCGGTGGGCCCAGATGCTGATGTTTATTTTTTCTCTCCTCTGATTgtaggtggtgggcgagtggcagTTCAGTTGGATTCACTGTGACATCTTTGTGACTCTGGATGTGATGCTGTGTACGGCCAGTATCCTCAACCTCTGCGCCATCAGCATCGACAGGTAACCAGAGGCCGTTTTGGACTGGGATCATGAGATATATCTTCACTCAttgggtcgtgaatctttggaatcttttcacccagaatgGATACTCCATCACTGAgtctatttaagactgagattgagAGGTTTATGGACACTAAACGATAGGGCAGGAACATAGAACTGAGGCAGTACATCTACCACAATCTTACAAAATAGTGGGATAGgcctgagggactgaatggcctcctcccactgCTGTAACTCAGGTTGCCTGCTAGTTCCAGGGAGCACCGCATCCCTGCTTTTGGATTGGTTCACCTCTATCCCAACTTCCACTGGTTGCCAGAGTCACAGGAACTTTGGgctaggaggaagccattcggtccattgacacTCCTTCCCTTGGCTTCACTCATTGCCTGTTCTGGGGTTGTTAAGGACTGTACGGTTTGCTCTGCCGGCTCTAACCTGTTTCTTGTTttgccctctctcccacccctctgcGTGTGTCCCCCTGGCAGGTACACAGCAGTCGCAATGCCAATGCTCTATAATACTCGCTACAGCTCGAGACGGAGAGTCACCGTGATGATAACCACGGTCTGGGTGCTGTCGTTCGCCATCTCCTGCCCGCTGCTCTTCGGGCTGCAAAACCACCCGGGTAAGTGGCAGAACAGTGGGGTAAAGGGGACATGAGGTTTCTCACcacagtcccacattctccccactccccatgtgaatgagtcccacattctccccactccccgtgggagcgaatcccacattctccctacccccccgtgggagagagtcccacattctccccactccccgtgggagtgaatcccacattctccctaccccccgtgggagagagtcccacattctccccactccccgtgcaagtgagttccacattctccccactccccgtgggagcgagtcccacattctccccactccccgtgggagtgagtcccacattctccccactccccgtgggaccgagtcccacattctccccactccccgtgggaccgagtcccacattctccccactccccgtgggagtgagtcccacattctccccactccccctgggagcgagtcccacattctccccactccccctgggagcaagtcccacattctccccactccccgtgggagtgagatccacattctccccactccctatgggagcgagtcccacattcaccccactccccgggtaaagaaatttctcctgaattccccattggatttattagtgactgtcgCATATCGATATCCCCTGAGTTCTGGTCTCTCCccgacaagtggaaacatcttctctatgtCGACCCGAGCAAAATCTCTTTCAGGATTTTAaggacctcgatcaggtcacccccctctcagccttctcttttccaaaGAAAAGAATCCCGACCTGTTGGCTCTTTCCTGATTGTTATGAGCTGAGTAACCTCTTTGATCACCTTTAGTTAGAGCCCCTCCAGTAACTCAATAACAATTGTGTGTCATTATGGACACTGTTCTGTCCTGTTGCAGATAAAAGAGATGAGACCGTCTGTGCCATTGTGAACCCTTCTTTCGTCCTATATTCCTCTATTGTCTCCTTCTACGTTCCCTTCATTGTGACGCTGTTAGTTTACGTCCAGATCTATGCAGTGTTGAGACGGAGACGGAAGCGCGTGGCCGCGAAGAGAATCAGTGTTGCTATGGAGCAGgaaaccatgccacccataaaggTCAGAGGCACAGACATTAAAATGAAGTGATGTGTGGACAGGGCGCAGTATTAAGGGGTTGTTAGCGATTGACCTTTCACCTCTGGACAATGCGATTAAATCATGTCCAGGTTCACTCTGTGCGAGAGTTCAGTTGGACATCGGTTCTAGTGGCTTCCATCCATTTTGTATTGGATTCATGTCCATTGCACATTGATTTGCTTTCAACCCAGCATTCAAGGGAGGACATGATCACACACCGGTACAGCAAGTTGGGGATTGAAAGGAGGTGATAGATTTGAGAGtgtggagtgaatgttacagcaaatctcatgctgtacctgccctgggaatgtttgatggggtaagaagtttaacaacaccaggttaaagtccaacaggtttatttggtagcaaaagccacacaagctttcggagctccaagccccttctccaggtgagtgggaattctgttcacaaacagggcatataaagacgcagactcaatttacatgaataatggttggaatgcaaatacttacagctaatcaagtctttaagatacaaacaacgtgagtggagagagcatcaagacaggctaaaaagatgtgtattgtggattggagagacaatacacatctttttagcctgtcttgatgctctctccactcacgttgtttgtatcttaaagacttgattagctgtaagtatttgcattccaaccattattcatgtaaattgagtctgtgtctttatatgccctgtttgtgaacagaattcccactcacctgaagaaggggcttggagctccgaaagcttgtgtggcttttgctaccaaataaacctgttggactttaacctggtgttgttaaacttcttactgtgtttaccccagtccaacgccggcatctccacataatgtttgatggggacagtgtcgagagagctttactctgtatctaaccccgtgctgtacctgccctgggaatgtttgatggggacagtgtagagggagctttactctgtatctaaccccgtgctgtacctgtcctgggaatgtttgatggggacagtgtagagggagcttcactctgtatctaaccctgtgctgtacctgccctgggagtgtttgatggggacagtgtagagggagctttactctgtatctaaccccatcctgggagtgtttgctgggggcaCTGGGATGTTGAAATAGTTTCTCTATATACAGGAAGTCGAAACATTGTGTTCTGGAGAGAAGCAGTTATCTGTCATCCTCCAGGTG
The window above is part of the Mustelus asterias unplaced genomic scaffold, sMusAst1.hap1.1 HAP1_SCAFFOLD_1969, whole genome shotgun sequence genome. Proteins encoded here:
- the LOC144489053 gene encoding D(2) dopamine receptor A-like, translated to MDFSESRLEKLVTTPGRSEDREGDVTEVPEEVEVQRSWPMAVLGVVVTALNASRVGEPDSWSNGTSEQWRLRYNYYAALLSLLIVVVVFGNVLVCMAVSRERALQTTTNYLIVSLAVADLLVATLVMPWVVYLEVVGEWQFSWIHCDIFVTLDVMLCTASILNLCAISIDRYTAVAMPMLYNTRYSSRRRVTVMITTVWVLSFAISCPLLFGLQNHPDKRDETVCAIVNPSFVLYSSIVSFYVPFIVTLLVYVQIYAVLRRRRKRVAAKRISVAMEQETMPPIKNKCTHPEDVKLCTLVVQSNGSTSTSKKKLALAREAMTCPEDSERVRFVVPPEMSRPKGTPLAVQLGTTSSSCLVAGKWKAPTSIEVSADQERDGQASFFRRAAFEVQRVSDEKQAPTVKTAAKGKLSHQKEKKATQMLAIVLGVFIICWLPFFITHILNVHCWGCYIPPALYSACTWLGYVNSAVNPIIYTTFNVEFRKAFMKILHC